A genome region from Cumulibacter manganitolerans includes the following:
- a CDS encoding crotonase/enoyl-CoA hydratase family protein, with protein MTEEQIRTEDRVQYTITDGVADVRMVRVDKMNALDDAMFEALVTVGKEIAADTSVRAVVLSGEGRAFCSGLDFGRFEAMKKGVQRIIDEREPLGPAKVMGQQSPYVWTWMPVPVIAAVHGFAFGGGCQVAMGADIRIVHPDTKMSLMEAKWGLVPDMTGTQMIAGLVRRDIAKELVYTGRIVSGTEAAEIGLATRTSENPYEDAMALAKEIASKSPHSVRRAKELMELSGRVSLEEGFAAEQKAIRSLIGTPNQKEAVSAGMEKRDPVYADYTPVEGYDA; from the coding sequence ATGACCGAAGAGCAGATCCGCACCGAAGACCGAGTCCAGTACACGATCACCGACGGCGTCGCCGACGTCCGCATGGTGCGTGTCGACAAGATGAACGCGCTCGACGACGCGATGTTCGAAGCGCTCGTCACCGTCGGCAAGGAGATCGCCGCCGACACGAGCGTGCGCGCCGTGGTGCTCTCGGGTGAAGGCCGCGCGTTCTGCTCGGGGCTCGACTTCGGCCGCTTCGAGGCGATGAAGAAGGGCGTCCAGCGGATCATCGACGAGCGCGAGCCGCTCGGTCCCGCCAAGGTGATGGGGCAGCAGTCGCCGTACGTCTGGACCTGGATGCCGGTCCCGGTGATCGCGGCCGTGCACGGCTTCGCGTTCGGCGGCGGCTGCCAGGTCGCGATGGGCGCGGACATTCGCATCGTGCACCCCGACACGAAGATGTCGCTCATGGAAGCGAAGTGGGGGCTGGTTCCCGACATGACCGGCACCCAGATGATCGCCGGCCTGGTGCGCCGCGACATCGCCAAGGAGCTCGTCTACACCGGCCGCATCGTGAGCGGCACCGAGGCGGCGGAGATCGGCCTGGCCACCCGGACGTCGGAGAATCCTTACGAGGACGCGATGGCGCTCGCCAAGGAGATCGCCTCGAAGTCCCCGCACTCGGTCCGCCGCGCCAAGGAGCTCATGGAGCTCTCGGGGCGCGTCTCGCTCGAGGAGGGCTTCGCCGCCGAGCAGAAGGCGATCCGCTCGCTCATCGGCACGCCGAACCAGAAGGAAGCCGTGTCCGCGGGCATGGAGAAGCGCGACCCGGTGTACGCCGACTACACGCCGGTCGAGGGCTACGACGCCTGA
- a CDS encoding DedA family protein, whose amino-acid sequence MTKLIEGILNIAPVWVYVVTFLLVFAEDAIFLGFVIPGETAAVLGGVDASRGHAVLWLMIVLVVAAAISGDSVGYEVGRHIVGPKLLDHHKMTRLRPRVDAAQDYLRRRGGMAVFLGRFTAFFRAVMPALAGASRMPYRTFLHYNALGGIVWGAGFVVLGFVAGNSYRTVEKYVGRGLAVTIAAIVVGALVVWHFTRRRRERTAGSDRSRSAGGKP is encoded by the coding sequence GTGACCAAGCTGATCGAGGGCATCCTGAACATCGCACCCGTCTGGGTGTACGTCGTGACGTTCCTGCTGGTGTTCGCCGAGGACGCGATCTTCCTCGGGTTCGTCATCCCGGGGGAGACCGCGGCGGTGCTCGGCGGCGTCGACGCGTCCCGCGGCCACGCCGTCCTCTGGCTGATGATCGTGCTGGTCGTCGCCGCGGCCATCTCCGGCGACAGCGTCGGTTACGAGGTCGGCAGGCACATCGTCGGCCCGAAGCTGCTCGATCACCACAAGATGACCCGCCTGCGTCCCCGGGTCGACGCGGCTCAGGACTACCTGCGGCGCCGGGGCGGCATGGCCGTCTTCCTCGGGCGGTTCACCGCGTTCTTCCGCGCGGTGATGCCGGCGCTGGCCGGCGCCTCCCGGATGCCGTACCGCACCTTCCTGCACTACAACGCCCTGGGCGGGATCGTGTGGGGCGCCGGATTCGTCGTCCTCGGTTTCGTCGCCGGCAACTCCTACCGCACCGTGGAGAAGTACGTCGGCCGTGGCCTCGCCGTCACCATCGCGGCAATCGTTGTCGGCGCGCTCGTCGTCTGGCACTTCACCCGGCGGCGCCGGGAGCGGACGGCCGGTTCCGACCGCTCGCGATCGGCCGGCGGCAAGCCGTAG
- a CDS encoding SDR family NAD(P)-dependent oxidoreductase, whose protein sequence is MTHIFDLTGKRAVVTGGGTGIGLAMAQALADAGATVTLWGRRQEKLDEAAAANEKAGFLTQQVDVADPQQVTDGFAEAAKRMGGLDIVVANAGISAGPKKLAEVTPEEFRRVLAVNLDGAFFTIQQAANVMSEGGSIITVSSLASIDATPRNYAYGASKSGVIALTKAAAVELARKQIRVNAVLPGWIRTDMTEGSQNNEKFNNAVIPRVPARRWGNPEDFGGIAVYLASDAAAYQTGTSTVIDGGYSIF, encoded by the coding sequence ATGACCCACATCTTCGACCTGACCGGCAAGCGCGCGGTCGTCACCGGCGGCGGGACCGGCATCGGCCTGGCGATGGCCCAGGCGCTCGCGGACGCCGGCGCCACCGTCACGCTGTGGGGACGCCGCCAGGAGAAGCTCGACGAGGCCGCCGCCGCCAACGAGAAGGCCGGTTTCCTGACGCAGCAGGTCGACGTGGCGGATCCGCAGCAGGTCACCGACGGCTTCGCCGAGGCCGCCAAGCGGATGGGCGGCCTGGACATCGTGGTCGCCAACGCGGGCATCAGCGCGGGCCCGAAGAAGCTCGCCGAGGTCACGCCCGAAGAGTTCCGCCGGGTCCTGGCGGTCAACCTCGACGGCGCCTTCTTCACCATCCAGCAGGCCGCCAACGTGATGAGCGAGGGAGGCTCGATCATCACCGTCTCGAGCCTCGCCTCCATCGACGCGACGCCGCGCAACTACGCCTACGGCGCCTCCAAGTCGGGCGTCATCGCGCTGACGAAGGCCGCCGCGGTCGAGCTGGCCCGCAAGCAGATCCGGGTGAACGCCGTCCTGCCGGGCTGGATCCGCACCGACATGACCGAGGGCTCGCAGAACAACGAGAAGTTCAACAACGCCGTGATCCCGCGGGTGCCCGCGCGCCGGTGGGGCAACCCCGAGGACTTCGGTGGCATCGCGGTCTACCTGGCCAGCGACGCCGCGGCCTATCAGACCGGCACCAGCACGGTCATCGACGGCGGGTACAGCATCTTCTAA
- a CDS encoding DUF5709 domain-containing protein: protein MSTENENYGDYSIDEDDQLQPADTLDDRGVDDVLDEGYATREGWSAAQGYGNTAEEEARGESLDQRLAQEEPDFDPDKDTWDNDELDDGEVGGRRSGRLVAPDEGIAPDTEPESVADDVGIDGAAASAEEAAVHVVEDDEQL from the coding sequence ATGAGTACCGAGAACGAGAACTACGGCGACTACAGCATCGACGAGGACGACCAGCTGCAACCGGCGGACACCTTGGACGACCGCGGCGTCGACGACGTCCTCGACGAGGGGTACGCGACGCGCGAGGGGTGGTCGGCCGCGCAGGGCTACGGCAACACCGCCGAGGAAGAGGCGCGCGGCGAGTCGCTCGATCAGCGGCTCGCTCAGGAGGAGCCGGACTTCGACCCGGACAAGGACACCTGGGACAACGACGAGCTCGACGACGGCGAGGTGGGCGGACGCCGTTCCGGTCGTCTTGTCGCACCGGACGAGGGCATCGCTCCGGACACGGAGCCCGAGTCGGTGGCCGACGACGTCGGCATCGACGGCGCGGCGGCGTCGGCTGAAGAGGCCGCCGTCCACGTCGTCGAGGACGACGAACAGCTCTAG
- a CDS encoding lipase maturation factor family protein, whose amino-acid sequence MSPAYVVAAGWEWAQAPDAWLGRMVLEHGVAALLLVTLISTINQFPGLLGARGLTPIEPYLRQTRFWDGPSIFRWRYSDRYFLTACWVGVLISAATVAGLTAMLPAWGHMLAWTAMWVLYLSIVNVGQRWYGFLWEMLLCEVLFVCVFIGPRDQVPSTLVIAALIWLLIRVELGAGLIKMRGGKEWRDLTALDYHHETQPMPGPLSWYFHHLPKVLHRVETGANHVVQLVVPFLLLAPQPIRSYAALVMALTQAWLVLSGNFAWVNLLTICLCLSLVADSAVGLDGFRPELAAASGWVLGVQIAFAVLSLALVYHPLVNLFSAQQKMNARYNPLLLGSSYGAFGTIGKQRRELIVEGCTERGEPWREYEFYGKPGDVAHRPPVVAPYHLRLGWQLWFAALSSYFRGPWLDVLTVRLLEGEPAVTRMCRVNPFPDAPPRWIRVMEYDYRYSTRAEKRQTGAWWVRSHGHEVIPPRRLATRP is encoded by the coding sequence ATGTCCCCCGCGTACGTCGTGGCCGCGGGGTGGGAGTGGGCCCAGGCGCCGGACGCGTGGCTGGGCCGCATGGTCCTCGAGCACGGCGTCGCGGCGCTGCTGCTGGTGACGCTGATCAGCACGATCAACCAGTTCCCCGGCCTGCTCGGCGCGCGCGGGCTGACGCCGATCGAGCCGTACTTGCGGCAGACGCGGTTCTGGGACGGCCCGAGCATCTTCCGCTGGCGCTACAGCGATCGGTACTTCCTGACCGCCTGCTGGGTCGGCGTGCTCATCAGCGCGGCGACGGTCGCCGGGCTGACCGCGATGCTGCCGGCGTGGGGCCACATGCTCGCGTGGACGGCGATGTGGGTGCTGTACCTGTCGATCGTGAATGTGGGCCAGCGGTGGTACGGCTTCCTGTGGGAGATGCTGCTGTGCGAGGTGCTGTTCGTCTGCGTCTTCATCGGGCCCCGCGACCAGGTGCCCTCCACGCTGGTGATCGCCGCGTTGATCTGGCTGCTGATCCGCGTGGAGCTCGGCGCCGGCCTGATCAAGATGCGCGGCGGCAAGGAGTGGCGCGACCTGACCGCCCTGGACTACCACCACGAGACCCAGCCGATGCCCGGGCCGCTGTCGTGGTACTTCCACCACCTGCCCAAGGTGCTGCACCGGGTCGAGACCGGCGCCAACCACGTGGTGCAGCTGGTCGTGCCGTTCCTTCTTCTGGCGCCGCAGCCGATCCGCTCGTACGCGGCGCTCGTCATGGCGCTGACCCAGGCGTGGCTCGTGCTGTCGGGCAACTTCGCGTGGGTCAACCTGCTGACGATCTGCCTGTGCCTGTCGCTGGTCGCCGATTCCGCGGTCGGGCTGGACGGCTTCCGTCCGGAGCTGGCTGCGGCGTCGGGCTGGGTGCTCGGCGTGCAGATCGCGTTCGCCGTCCTGTCGCTGGCGCTGGTGTACCACCCGCTGGTCAACCTGTTCTCGGCGCAGCAGAAGATGAACGCCCGCTACAACCCGCTGCTGCTCGGGTCGTCGTACGGCGCGTTCGGGACCATCGGCAAGCAGCGTCGCGAGCTGATCGTCGAGGGCTGCACCGAGCGGGGTGAGCCGTGGCGTGAGTACGAGTTCTACGGCAAGCCCGGCGATGTCGCGCACCGGCCACCGGTGGTGGCGCCGTACCACCTGCGCCTCGGCTGGCAGCTCTGGTTCGCCGCGCTGTCGTCGTACTTCCGCGGTCCGTGGCTGGACGTGTTGACCGTGCGGCTGCTGGAGGGCGAGCCGGCGGTGACCCGGATGTGCCGGGTGAACCCGTTCCCCGACGCGCCGCCGAGGTGGATCCGCGTCATGGAGTACGACTACCGGTACTCGACCCGCGCGGAGAAGCGCCAGACGGGTGCCTGGTGGGTGCGCTCGCACGGGCACGAGGTCATCCCACCCCGCCGCCTCGCCACCCGACCGTAG
- the deoC gene encoding deoxyribose-phosphate aldolase has translation MTDLSRADLARYVDHTLLKADATPADVAALANEARELGVYAICVSPSALPVETPLGGALVATVCGFPSGKHKSAIKAAEAQQSVRDGADEVDMVIDIGALKAGNARRVEADIRAVREAVRDSVLKVIIESAALTDDEIVTACKAAEAAGADFVKTSTGFHPEGGASVHAVEIMKQTVGDRLGIKASGGIRDYATAIAMIDAGATRLGLSGTKAVLDGCPS, from the coding sequence ATGACTGATCTCAGCCGCGCAGACCTGGCCCGTTACGTCGACCACACTCTGCTGAAGGCCGACGCCACCCCGGCGGACGTCGCAGCGCTCGCAAACGAGGCACGCGAGCTGGGTGTCTACGCGATTTGTGTGTCGCCGTCCGCGCTGCCGGTCGAGACTCCTCTGGGTGGCGCGCTGGTCGCGACGGTCTGCGGCTTCCCGTCCGGCAAGCACAAGAGCGCTATCAAGGCCGCGGAGGCCCAGCAGTCGGTGCGCGACGGCGCGGACGAGGTCGACATGGTCATCGACATCGGTGCGCTGAAGGCCGGTAACGCGCGTCGGGTCGAGGCGGACATCCGTGCCGTCCGCGAGGCCGTCCGCGACTCGGTGCTGAAGGTGATCATCGAGTCGGCGGCGCTCACCGATGACGAGATCGTCACCGCCTGCAAGGCCGCCGAGGCCGCGGGCGCGGACTTCGTCAAGACGTCCACCGGATTCCACCCCGAGGGTGGCGCCAGCGTGCACGCCGTCGAGATCATGAAGCAGACGGTCGGTGACCGCCTGGGCATCAAGGCCTCCGGCGGGATCCGCGACTACGCGACCGCCATCGCGATGATCGACGCAGGTGCCACCCGGCTCGGTCTGTCGGGCACGAAGGCCGTCCTGGACGGCTGCCCGAGCTGA
- a CDS encoding penicillin acylase family protein, whose protein sequence is MDLVLDALDSPVEVYFDEWGIGHARATTVHDAFVAQGYLHARDRLWQMDAVRRQIAGRWSEWVGPQGLEADKLARRLDAAGASRRDFEAIGDEARDMLTAYADGVNAWIEHAATNDQLPHEYSLVGGAPERWQAWHCISAMRQRGYLMGSIWHKLWRAAALRHLPLDEVAKLRWDDGGNELLIVPQGERAERWTADLTQLGPAIDDLMALRDPSYTGGGSNNWCVSPQRTATGRPMVAGDPHRNFELPGMYAQQHIACDEFDLIGLTIPGCPGFPHFAHNENVAWGVTIAFMDLHDLFIEKTDGDTYLYKDEWLPMQRRTERIEIRGAKPVDIDVHTTYHGPLIVGDPQDGVALSVQSIQFAPTDYSLDCMLPMMRARTCEALFEATRGWGLVDHNLVAGDTSGTIGYRTRAIVPRRGPINGWLPVPGWSGDYEWDGVVPFEEMPHFVNPERGFLVTANNRVVDSDPEAGPYLSTDCHPPQRAERIQTRLGDLSQATIADMAAIHADAVSLHAPMFIDLAGRATPSTDQGRALVDLLAGWNGRMDADSTAATAYTDLRWEMARLLAERTGLAETTSSPYAAPPPGFAPVTEMWWTLATLLRDDDRSLLDGSTWEALASDALDAVGARGTPAPWGERHRVVFQHPLAGAFPDERSALNPAGQPIGGDNETVLASGAVAAGNSASMYGSVARYAFDVGSWDDSRWVVLAGTSGDPRSPHYVDQHETWARVEMLPMTYSWDTITGYPDRLTLSP, encoded by the coding sequence ATGGACCTGGTTCTGGATGCTCTGGACAGCCCCGTCGAGGTGTACTTCGACGAATGGGGGATCGGGCACGCGCGGGCGACGACGGTGCATGACGCCTTCGTGGCGCAGGGCTACCTGCACGCGCGGGACCGGCTCTGGCAGATGGACGCCGTCCGGCGGCAGATCGCCGGACGCTGGTCGGAGTGGGTCGGCCCGCAGGGCCTCGAGGCCGACAAGCTCGCCCGCCGCCTGGATGCGGCCGGCGCCTCCCGCCGCGACTTCGAGGCGATCGGCGACGAGGCCCGCGACATGCTCACGGCGTACGCGGACGGCGTCAACGCCTGGATCGAGCACGCCGCCACCAACGACCAGCTGCCCCACGAGTACTCCCTTGTCGGGGGCGCCCCGGAACGCTGGCAGGCCTGGCACTGCATCAGCGCGATGCGTCAGCGCGGCTACCTGATGGGCTCCATCTGGCACAAGCTGTGGCGCGCCGCGGCTCTGCGACACCTTCCGCTCGACGAGGTCGCCAAGCTCCGGTGGGACGACGGCGGCAACGAACTGCTGATCGTGCCGCAAGGCGAACGGGCCGAGCGCTGGACGGCCGACCTCACCCAGCTCGGTCCGGCGATCGACGACCTGATGGCGCTGCGCGATCCGTCGTACACCGGCGGCGGCAGCAACAACTGGTGCGTCAGCCCGCAGCGCACCGCGACCGGCCGCCCGATGGTCGCCGGCGACCCGCACCGCAACTTCGAGCTCCCCGGGATGTACGCGCAGCAGCACATCGCGTGCGACGAGTTCGACCTGATCGGCCTGACGATCCCCGGCTGTCCCGGCTTCCCGCACTTCGCGCACAACGAGAACGTCGCCTGGGGCGTGACCATCGCGTTCATGGACCTGCACGACCTGTTCATCGAGAAGACCGACGGCGACACGTACCTCTATAAGGACGAATGGCTGCCGATGCAGCGGCGTACGGAGCGCATCGAGATCCGCGGCGCGAAGCCGGTCGACATCGACGTGCACACCACCTACCACGGCCCGCTGATCGTCGGCGACCCGCAGGACGGCGTCGCGCTGAGCGTGCAGTCGATCCAGTTCGCGCCGACCGACTACTCACTCGACTGCATGCTGCCGATGATGCGCGCCCGCACCTGCGAGGCGCTGTTCGAAGCTACCCGCGGCTGGGGCCTGGTCGACCACAACCTCGTCGCCGGTGACACCAGCGGCACCATCGGCTACCGCACGCGCGCGATCGTCCCGCGCCGCGGGCCGATCAACGGCTGGCTGCCGGTTCCCGGCTGGAGTGGCGACTACGAGTGGGACGGCGTCGTCCCCTTCGAGGAGATGCCGCACTTCGTCAACCCCGAGCGCGGATTCCTCGTCACGGCGAACAACCGCGTCGTCGACTCCGACCCGGAGGCCGGCCCCTACCTCTCGACCGACTGCCATCCGCCGCAGCGCGCCGAACGCATCCAGACGCGCCTCGGCGACCTCTCGCAGGCGACGATCGCCGACATGGCGGCCATCCACGCCGACGCCGTCTCGCTGCACGCCCCGATGTTCATCGATCTCGCCGGCCGCGCCACGCCGTCCACCGACCAGGGCCGCGCTCTCGTCGACCTGCTCGCCGGCTGGAACGGCCGGATGGACGCCGACAGCACCGCCGCCACGGCGTACACCGACCTGCGGTGGGAGATGGCCCGCCTGCTGGCCGAGCGCACCGGTCTGGCCGAGACCACGTCCTCGCCGTACGCCGCCCCGCCGCCCGGATTCGCGCCCGTGACGGAGATGTGGTGGACCCTCGCCACGCTGCTGAGGGACGACGACCGCTCCCTGCTGGACGGCTCGACCTGGGAGGCGCTCGCCTCCGACGCCCTCGACGCCGTCGGCGCGCGCGGGACGCCGGCACCGTGGGGAGAGCGTCACCGCGTCGTCTTCCAGCACCCGCTCGCCGGCGCGTTCCCCGACGAGCGCAGTGCCCTCAACCCTGCCGGGCAGCCGATCGGCGGCGACAACGAGACGGTCCTCGCCTCCGGCGCGGTCGCCGCCGGCAACAGCGCGTCGATGTACGGCTCGGTCGCCCGGTACGCGTTCGACGTCGGCAGCTGGGACGACTCGCGCTGGGTCGTGCTCGCGGGTACGTCGGGCGACCCGCGGTCGCCGCACTACGTCGACCAGCACGAGACGTGGGCGCGGGTCGAGATGCTGCCGATGACCTACTCCTGGGACACGATCACCGGCTACCCCGACCGGCTCACCCTGTCACCGTAA
- a CDS encoding saccharopine dehydrogenase: protein MPHFWMRHESRSTERRAPLTPQDAAELIAGGASVTVEKSPQRIFGDDEYAAAGCTLAPTGAWPTAPDDAYVLGLKELPDSSDPLRHRHIFFGHAYKGQDGARDLLERFEAGGGRLLDIEYLTDEGGRRVVAFGYWAGYVGAALGVLQLRGRLPVPLAPTDKAALDALLRPADGDPTPAALVVGAKGRSGRGAVDALASAAIDATQWDLAETRDLDKAALLDHALLVNCVVTSTPQPPFVTDADLDGPRRLRMIADVTCDVTSANNMLPVNTSITTWDRPVRVLRDEPRAEVIAIDNLPSLLPREASVTFSADLLRALRSIESDAVEWRATSAAYDAAVG from the coding sequence ATGCCTCATTTCTGGATGCGTCACGAGTCGCGCAGCACCGAGCGGCGCGCTCCGCTCACCCCGCAGGACGCGGCGGAGCTGATCGCCGGCGGGGCGAGCGTCACGGTCGAGAAGTCCCCGCAACGGATCTTCGGTGACGACGAGTACGCCGCCGCCGGCTGCACCCTCGCCCCGACCGGTGCGTGGCCCACTGCGCCGGACGACGCGTACGTCCTCGGCCTGAAGGAGCTGCCCGACTCGTCGGACCCGCTGCGCCACCGGCACATCTTCTTCGGGCACGCCTACAAGGGGCAGGACGGCGCCCGCGATCTGCTCGAGCGGTTCGAGGCCGGCGGCGGCCGGCTGCTGGACATCGAGTACCTCACCGACGAGGGCGGCCGCCGGGTGGTCGCGTTCGGATACTGGGCGGGCTACGTCGGCGCGGCGCTCGGCGTCCTGCAGCTGCGCGGCCGGCTTCCCGTTCCGCTGGCGCCGACCGACAAGGCGGCGCTCGACGCGTTGCTTCGCCCGGCCGACGGTGATCCGACGCCGGCCGCGCTCGTCGTCGGGGCGAAGGGCCGCAGCGGACGGGGCGCGGTCGACGCGCTGGCCTCGGCCGCGATCGACGCCACGCAGTGGGACCTCGCGGAGACCCGCGACCTGGACAAGGCGGCGTTGCTCGACCACGCGCTGTTGGTGAACTGCGTGGTGACGTCGACGCCGCAACCACCTTTCGTGACGGACGCCGATCTGGACGGTCCGCGGCGGCTGCGGATGATCGCGGACGTCACCTGCGACGTCACGTCGGCGAACAACATGCTGCCGGTCAACACCTCGATCACGACGTGGGACCGGCCGGTGCGGGTGCTGCGCGACGAGCCGCGCGCCGAGGTGATCGCGATCGACAACCTGCCGTCGCTGCTGCCGCGCGAGGCGAGCGTGACGTTCAGCGCCGACCTGCTGCGCGCGCTGCGGAGCATCGAGTCCGACGCCGTCGAGTGGCGCGCCACGAGCGCGGCGTACGACGCAGCAGTCGGCTGA